The window taagagtttgtattcatatgaagatttgtatttaatttcataggctttaaattatatataaatttgtgtttgtatgtaatttgtatttttaacttaaattagacttatttttatttaatttcataggcttttatcgagccaagattttatcatctcgggcttttatttgatattcaatttagttttatctttaataatatatttatttattattgatattattaaatttattagaaccattattattattataagttcattaatgtccaatattatcatgaaaattattttaaagtctaatatcatcattattgttaagttcggttaaattgggtagcattcagttaagttcagtattcagtagtattcagttaaattcagttcagttcagttcagttcttttcagcgataaagaacggAGCCTTAGTTTggaatctctttttttttgggttaaatGAGAAATTAAATCCTAATCGAACATTAATATGTAATTCTAAAATataggtgtcacttcctccttttttagtgataaaaaatttaatatattaattttaattttattatatatatttatctataaaaagattattgtatccgtactatatctaagagttctacagaatttaaattaatccctaaaatctctctaattctctacacatctatatctatatataatataaaacagtaacgatggaactgaggtgttacttcctcattttttagtgataaaaaatttaatatattaattttaattttattatgtatatttatctataaaaagattattttatcccatatatctaagagtactacagaatttaaattaatccctaaaatctctttaattctctacatatctatatataatataaaatagtaacgatggaactgaggtgttacttcctccttttttactgataaaaaatttaatatattaattttaattttattatatatatttatctataaaaagattattgtatccgtactatatctaagagttctacagaatttaaattaatccctaaaatctctctaattctctacacatctatatctatatataatataaaacagtaacgatggaactgaggtgtcactttctccttttttagtgataaaaaatttaatatactaattttaattttattatatatatttatctataaaaagattattgtatccgtactatatctaagagttctacagaatttaaattaatccttaaaatctctctaattctctacacatctatatctatatataatataaaacagtaacgatggaactgaggtgtcacttcctccttttttagtgataaaaaatttaatatattaattttaattttattatatatatttatctataaaaagattattgtatccgtactatatctaagagttctacagaatttaaattaatccctaaaatctctctaattctctacatcttctatatataatataaaacaataacgatggaactgaggtgtcacttcctccttttttagtgataaaaaatttaatatattaattttaattttattatgtatatttatcttattttatcccatatatctaagagtactacagaatttaaattaatccctaaaatctctttaattctctacatatctatatataatataaaacatctatatctatatataatataaaacagtaacgatggaactgaggtgtcacttcctccttttttattgataaaaaatataatataatatataatatattagtttttattttattattatatttatctataaaaatattatttaaagtaaatatgaaaatcaaataataatatttaatttatatgtcattaattgtaattattagattgtatttttattaatatttataatgattGGGGTTTAACCCTAAAAACTAGTTTACGTTAAAATGATTGGGGTTTAACCCTAAAAAAGGTTTATGCACTGTTACTCTCCTCCGCCCTGCCCTCTGCCTGAAGTGAAGCCGGACAAGACTAGAGGTCTTCCATTTTCCAACTCTCACAGTTGTATACCGCAAAATGTCGACCATGAAACTGAAATTATTTACAGAAAGATTAGTGTCTCATCAGTCCCCATGGAAACCGACGCAATCACCTTGGCTTCTTTCGAGACAAGTGTATCATTCGACGTCGTCATCGTCATCGTCTTTTGCTTTAGGAGAAACTGAGTTAGAAAGCGGCGAAGTCCCAACTTCAGGAATCAGCAGGCCACTGTCCGAAATCCTCAAAGTACTTAACAAGAAAGTTCCTGATTCACTCGTCAAGCAACGCCTTGAGGACGGCTTCTCTATCAAATACATCCCTTGGTACTATCTCCCTCCCTTTTAACTGCAATAATCGAACAATTGTTAGATTAGGATTCGAAAATTAGGTTTAAGACTAACTGATTCTCGATCCATTGCAGGCATCTAGTGAACAGAATAATGAATTTACATGCTCCGGGTATGCTAGTAGTCAGTTTCCAAGTGATTGAACTTGCACATAGACAGTCATTTTGTGCAATTACTTGTAGTTTTCGAGCTCAATCCTGTATGCTTATAAGTTATATGATGTATTGCTTTGTACATGTATTGCAGAATGGTCCGGTGAGGTTCGAAACATAATTTATTCGGCTGATGGCAAGTCTGTGTCTGTTGTTTATCGTGTGACACTATATGGGACAGATGCTGAGGTATCTTACTCACTCTATGCTTGTTTCTCTGTACTAATAATTTAGCCATGTTTCTTAGACCTGAGCTATAGCTtctcatttccaatttctatgATTGGGTAAACGATTTCTATGGTTCTTGCTATGTGTGGTTGTGATGGTGAATTTTGCATCTCAAAGAAGATCGGTTACTTTCATTTGTCTCTTGAAAGTTGATTCAATTTTGGCTGGCTATGTATACAATATAGGATTATTTTACTCATTTTCTGCAACTTAGAAAGTTGGGTTGTTTTGGTTCATGACTTTATGAGGATCATATAATCATTTTACTGCAATATGCAACAACAACTCTTTTTGTGACAATGTCTCTCTGGGTTGATTAATATGACGAATGCCAAATGACAAATTTCTGGCTGGAAATATACATGGCACGAGACATTAATTTTTCTCTGTAGTTAGGTTTTATTTGTTTGATATTTTGTTCGAAGCCGTATTACCTTTCAGAATATTTCCTTTACTTTCATAGACTTTCAAAGGGCACTTTAAGAAAATCTAAACTGAGCTAATTGGCTAGAAGAAGCATGTTATATATTGTAAGACCTAAATTTTTTGGTTGCAGCCTACTTCCTAGATCATTCATGTATGCATCCTTGATTCCAAATtaagtgaaaatatttttggttTCTTGGGAAAATTATGATCTTTATTGtgaaattttttattgtttGCCTCAGAACAGTCTTGACTTTTTAGCCTGGCTTGGTAGCTTTAGTTATTTGAGTCTTTCTGTTTTATTATCGTATTACTGGATTTACGGTTACCCATATTGTTGATGTCAGATAGGTCTGTAAtcaagccgagctttggccttcTCATGCTCGACTTGTCAGAAAATTGATGAGATCAAGCTCAAACTCAACATCTTGTTTGTGAGCTGCTCGCGAGCTTGTTCACGAGCTTTGCTCGCGAGCAGCTCATTAATTGTGTTCATGAACTTCGCTCGCGAATAGCTCATTAACTATGTTTAtttaaaatttctttaacacaaatgtatagttttgaaacctacaaaactaaagtttacacaaaactacattgttttacatttccccctttatagaaatactgttattaaaaaataatcaaaccaAGCTTGCTCACGATCGTGTTCATGAATattataatcgagcttgttcaCGAATCTATAACCGAGACTGCTCGCGAGTTTTGCGGTGCTCAAGCTCGGAACGTTTATAAAGCAAGCCGAACACgatcgagcttttatcgagctgcTTATGAGTggctcggctcggctcatttacaaccctaatGTCAGAGAAAAATCCATGAAATCCACACAAATTAGAACTAGAAACTCCAATGGAGGAAAACATAAGATActgaattttgtgtttttgcCATTTCCTACATCAACAGGGTGAAATCTGTGATTAAGTTGTTAAGAACTATGAAGGGGAACTGTTTCCTCCTCTCACTGGGATTTCTCATAGTCAGCGTTGTAAAAGACATAATATAGGGCATATGATTTTTCATATCTAGAACTTCTATGATCCATTAGAACCAGCCAATCTGCTAGGAGCTTTTTAGGGAATATTATTCTCTCTAAAAGATTTATTGGCGCGaagtcacgggttcgagtcttaggagcggcctcttgccaaaaattggcaggggaaggcttgcccccaatacacccttgtggtgggacccctcccggACCCTTGCTTACCGGGAACGCATAGTGCACCGGGCTGCAACTCTTATCTcaatagtaaataaatatttgatGCCTATATAATGCAACCCCTGATTGATTCTTGCTAATTATTCAATAAAATATAGTTTCTAAAGTTCTATCTCAGCTGCGTTCCTCTGTTCAATTTTACATCATATGGCTATTTATGAATTGGCTTTTTATTTCTATTGAAGTATGGAAATGGGAGGTTTTGACATAATGTTAAAAAATGCTTCTCcattttatataaatcatgTTCTTTGTGGTATGATGAAAAACACATTGGTGTCTTGTTGCTGAACCTTGTTATTTATATTGGTAACTGTGGTTTAGCTTCCATGGGATTGATATAGGTTCAATGTGGTGTACTGCT of the Euphorbia lathyris chromosome 7, ddEupLath1.1, whole genome shotgun sequence genome contains:
- the LOC136235920 gene encoding DNA repair RAD52-like protein 1, mitochondrial yields the protein MSTMKLKLFTERLVSHQSPWKPTQSPWLLSRQVYHSTSSSSSSFALGETELESGEVPTSGISRPLSEILKVLNKKVPDSLVKQRLEDGFSIKYIPWHLVNRIMNLHAPEWSGEVRNIIYSADGKSVSVVYRVTLYGTDAEIYRESIGTASTDDVGYGDPVQKAEAMAFRRACARFGLGLHLYHEDMM